The genome window CCGACAGCCTGAACCTCTTTGATTGCTTTTTTAACATTGTCGGAGAGTGCAGAGATATCATTGAATTCATCAACGTTTTCGGATGACTTAAATTCATATCCGTATTTATCAACGTAATTTGAAATTACAAGCGCCATGTCAGAACGTGTTATAGGCTCTTCGGGAGCAAATGCGGAATCTGTTGCGCCGTCCATGAGAGACATTTCTTTAGCCCATGAAATGTACGGGGCATAATATTCCGATTCGCTTACATCCGTATAACCGGTAATGTTGCTGTATAAAGCAGTATCAATACCGTGCATTCTTCCCAGCACGGTGATAAACATTCCTCTGGTCATGGTAAGATCGGGTGAAAATTCTGTAGGACTTGTTCCGCCAAACAGCTTGCGGTTAGAGGCAAACATGATAGTCGGATATCCCCAGTGCCCTGCGATATCAACGTAGTTCTTTGTATTGTAGGTAAGGGAATATTTACCGGGACGTCGTGCGACGTATGTGGAAACGCCTGTGTCATTATAAGAAAGCGCCACAAGTTCTTCTTTTCCGTCGGGTGAAGTATAATTTACTACCGCGCCTCCTATTATCTTATCCGGATTTTCTGCTGTTTCGGAAATAAGAGCAAAGTCAGATATTGTGTCACCTGCTTTAACTGTATCTGCGGGAAGAATTATATTCTGCATGCCGTAGCTCATCGTAACGGTATCGTGACCCTCGGCAGGAAGAAGTGCTTCGGGTGAATATGCCATAGCAGCTTCTTTGTCGGGGAACAGACCGAAATAGTCGAGAAGCATGGGAATAACTTCATCTTTTGTTTCCGCAACCACGGTATCGTAGCGGATTTTAGTGACTATTCCATCCCATTTTGAATTGTTTATATCGTTTTTAAGATCAATAACCAGTTCCTGCCACTGAGCATTAACGGGAAATTTAATATTTATGTACGTTCCGGGTTCGCCCATTTGTGCATTGTCGGTCGTAAAGAAAAATTGCGCAAGCCGTGTGGCGTTTTCACCTAAATCAACAAGGGGCTTGAAGCGTACTTTGAGTACCGTGAGGTCGTTGGCATAGAAATATTCTTCGCGTAATAAGGACCTGTTTATAAAAGGATCTGTTCCGAGGTTGGTAATTTTTATACTGCCTTCGGTAAATTCATAATTCATCTGGTTGGTGCCTGTTGCAAAGGCAGTAAAATCAGCATAGCTTCTGAACTTATAAACCAGGTTTTCCGGCTTTTCGGAGCGTGAAACCTTAATTTTCGTGCTTTCAACTTGGTCGATTATTTTTTGGAGCTGTTCGTCAGTGAGAGGGTCCGGGTAATTTTTCATGGATTGTTCATTGTCAAAAAGCGCAATATAGTCTAAGTATATTGTGGCATTGGGCCGATCATCACTTCCGACAAAAGGGTCGAATCTCAGTGTGGTAAGAGTGCCTTTGTAGGCAGACATTAAAGAAAGGTCAAGCTCTACCGTTGTAAAATCACCGTTACTTGCAAATGTGAAGTTTGAAAACGAGCCCGGAGCACCCAATGTCGTGTTTTTATCCGTTGCAGTGAAAATTTGTCCCATTATATTTTCACCCTGCCACTCGTCACACTTAATCCTTATTTTCATATACTTGTATACCGACGTGTCAAGTGCGAGAGACTCTACGGGAAGAAAGAAATTGGGATCCGAGGTTTTGTTTGTAATTTTTGCGTAACCGTTTTCAAAAACTGCGTTCATTGCCAGTGGCTTGTTTATGTTGTTTGCAAGATCGTCTTCGCTGTTGAAAGTAAAAACTATGGGATCTTTTACATACTCTCCCTCTGCATACGCCGAAGATGCGCTTTGAATGGGAGCAGGAGCAGGTTTATTATTGGATTCTTCAATCTTATCGGAGGGCGCAGGTGCAAGATTTCCGCCACCAAAAGCGTCTCTTGCCGCAACAGTATCAAATATTGCAATAAAATCGAGGTAAATAGAGGCGTTAGGTATTTCGCTACTTCCGACAAACGGATCAAATCTGAGTTCTTTAAGCATACCTTTGTACAGATTGAGCCTGTCCAGGTTTACATTTACATCGATAAAATCATTCGATGGTTTGAATTCGTAGTTGACAAATGATCCCGCTTCACCCAACGTAGTTACGGCATCGGTCAAAACAAAAAACTGACCTGTCAGCGTAAGACCGGCGGAGTCGGGGGCTTTAAGACGTATTTTTACATACTTGTACACATTAGTGTCGAGACCCTCGGTAGGGAGAGGAAGATAAAAATTGGGGTCGATCGTAGAATTGGTTAACTTTGCACAGCCATCCTCAAAAACGACGGTTATATTTTGGGGGGTGAGAATGTTTGCATCAATATCCTCCTGGCTGTTAAATGTGAAAACCACGGGTTCATTGGCGCTCACGGCGGTGATGAATATTG of Oscillospiraceae bacterium contains these proteins:
- a CDS encoding S-layer homology domain-containing protein, giving the protein MKRVIFIFAVVLAIFITAVSANEPVVFTFNSQEDIDANILTPQNITVVFEDGCAKLTNSTIDPNFYLPLPTEGLDTNVYKYVKIRLKAPDSAGLTLTGQFFVLTDAVTTLGEAGSFVNYEFKPSNDFIDVNVNLDRLNLYKGMLKELRFDPFVGSSEIPNASIYLDFIAIFDTVAARDAFGGGNLAPAPSDKIEESNNKPAPAPIQSASSAYAEGEYVKDPIVFTFNSEDDLANNINKPLAMNAVFENGYAKITNKTSDPNFFLPVESLALDTSVYKYMKIRIKCDEWQGENIMGQIFTATDKNTTLGAPGSFSNFTFASNGDFTTVELDLSLMSAYKGTLTTLRFDPFVGSDDRPNATIYLDYIALFDNEQSMKNYPDPLTDEQLQKIIDQVESTKIKVSRSEKPENLVYKFRSYADFTAFATGTNQMNYEFTEGSIKITNLGTDPFINRSLLREEYFYANDLTVLKVRFKPLVDLGENATRLAQFFFTTDNAQMGEPGTYINIKFPVNAQWQELVIDLKNDINNSKWDGIVTKIRYDTVVAETKDEVIPMLLDYFGLFPDKEAAMAYSPEALLPAEGHDTVTMSYGMQNIILPADTVKAGDTISDFALISETAENPDKIIGGAVVNYTSPDGKEELVALSYNDTGVSTYVARRPGKYSLTYNTKNYVDIAGHWGYPTIMFASNRKLFGGTSPTEFSPDLTMTRGMFITVLGRMHGIDTALYSNITGYTDVSESEYYAPYISWAKEMSLMDGATDSAFAPEEPITRSDMALVISNYVDKYGYEFKSSENVDEFNDISALSDNVKKAIKEVQAVGIINGKGEGRFDPNGVSTRAEVATVMSRLIKSILGLELNFFETSEESMEFKKLDPNRLIIGAYVPHPASMNTLSEQEVKYIADAEIDFAILGYDNFNAIPVEKQKNAFKWYERYGIEFVNSDINGAMKYAADGRTAIYDSEKAINVFYKDETSFAGFSLADEPGYIPFEEMGKSVAQMAQDYPDKTAFINLLPMYANEKQLMSGAWADTIAYYDDEPATYQKYLDEYVKHVPTHYICADVYPCYSNKKTYEDYARSLEIIADTCRASGRDFWIVNQSCSWSGGIRIIDLDDMYWQTYTVLSFGAKAIMYYMFANRGNHIGTPLDANGNRTDTYYILQKVHQELRRFEDIYLSYDNIGAFNHNSSPEKTPWLELANPCKFDTITEIKCDSPLLFGCFDAKDKTSKAFTVVNYNDLAKPAAADVSLKISGNIVTAYFDGNPTILTPDADGYYNIHLESGRGVFVTVR